The DNA sequence gcgcatcacagggactccactacctgccatcgaacacatccagaggaaacgctgtctgcatcgagctcgcagcatccttaaggactcctctcacccagcccacagactgttttctctcctgccctccggtaggcgtttcaggtgcctccggaccaggaccagcagattaaagaacagtttcttccccagagctgtctctttactgaactttaacccccgttgatccacttcctcacatattattaactcttctctcctacctcacatctgccttatttgcactactgaatgtaaatttttattacagtaacaactgtttacttttgtatcttgcactaccatacctaaattggactatgctcatttgcactgccgactgttgtttacattatcaatgtttacattaacattttgcaccgtatgtctaattgtaatatgcaatcacttccactgcacttttacaccttgtttatagtaatagtcatctgtatatatattatattgatagtacatatcacctgtaaattctgtttatagtaatagccatctgtatatttattcactatacatattcacctgtaaattctgtttatattaataaccatctttctatatatatttatacatatattcagtacatatccttgtcctgcacttattcaaccattgtatatactgcacttgctgctattgcacttctggttagacctaaactgcatttcgttgccctgtacctgtacttgtgtaatgacaataaagttgaatctaatctaatctaatttttgagggcctaaacatgctcgaactcatgaaactttgcacacaTGCCATAAGTGGTGAAAATGAATTGGGTGTGGCAAAATAGCTTAATAACGGCACCTAAAAAATTTCAACGAAGTGCCCCTCGAGCTATGTTTTACATACATGTACAAAATTCGGTAGACACATGTAACACGCCAATACCTACACAAAAGGCCCCCCGCTACGAAGTCCGAAACCCAACAGGAAGTCTGTTATTTAGAATTTTCTCTGCAAGTTTTGTGCCAGTTTTGCCATTTTGAGGTGTTGTGTTTAAACAAACTCCTCCTAGAGATTTAAACAGATCAACACCAAATTTGGTCAGTGTAATCTAAACCCCTTTGTGACATTAAATCTTGAGTTTTCATTGAAGGGCGTGTCcgtttattttgttattgagtAAAATTCCCTTGCTTCCCCACATACTTGAGTTTGTCCAGTCTGTAGTTTGGATTCTTGAGTTTTTCAGAGAGCAGCTTGACGCCTGATTCTCCTGggtgattgtagctcagatctaactctctcaggtgtgaggggtttgaagTCAGAGCTGAAGACACATAACCACAGCCTTCCTCTGTCACCATACAGCCTGACAACCTACATACAAACAGCAACAGTCTTGTGAATAAGGAAAACTTATTTTTATCAGTTATTATTAgctattattgttgtttattaattaaCCATGTGTCAGAGAGTGCTCTTAAAAAGGTAATTACTGTGGCAACAGTGTATTTATAGGAAAGGTTATGCTCCTTAACATGGACTTATTATTTATGGACTTATTATGTGTGCTAATTCAAATCAGAGTTCATGTAAGATTTTGTAACGTGGGCtacaaataaaagatcaaaattatctgcactttatttgtaatttatttaagcTCTAATTTGCAAGCTTTGACTATGTGTGCCATTCTTCCTAAAATCTTATAATTTAACACAAACATGGTTGACCAAATAACACACAAATATGTATATGCCATTcaatttaaaagttaaaagcAGAACTCTGAACTGCTGAATTTGCCACTAGGAACATTTAGATCAAGGGTGCCTAATCCTGCTCCTGGCGAtcgactgtcctgcaaagttcagctccaactctaatcaaacacacctgaagcaaaggtcttcaggatcgcttgaaaattaaaggcacgtgtgtttgattagagttggagctgaactttgaaGGACAGTTGATtaccaggagcaggattgggcacccctTGTTTAGATCTTCCTCAATATGTGTATTAAAATTCATCACTTCTTTGCTCTGACCCCGTAAAAATCACCATCAACACTAAATATAGCACTACACCTTGAATTGTAATGTATTGAACATCCAAGTTACTAAAAGTTGAAATATAGAAATGATAGATGtttatgttattaaaaaaaaatactctctTAAATACCTCAGGATCTCCAGCTGACAGATTGGACTCTTCAGTCCAACAGcgagcagcttcactcctgaatcctgcaggtcattgttactcaggtccagctctctcaggacagAGTTTGAGGATTGTAGAGTTGATGATAAATTCTGACTGCACAGAGCATTGATATTACAGCCAGCAAGACTGAAAGAGAACCGAACACACAATAATTAAATTCTTAACCTGATTACACAAGTGATATTTCAATAAtatcaaggttttttttcttgtaaaagaGGTTAATACATTATACAGATGGTACCAGAATAGTCTTTTGCCGCCAAAAGTCATTTGCCGTACCACTGCTGTTTCTATACCAACTGCATTTGCTGTTCGATACGACACAGTGGTGTCATGGTTCAGTACGTTTTCGATGGGGGGGGTAATTGGTTACGTCACAATGTTGGAAACCATGAAGGcgagccaatggatatcacacaagcaacgcATATTCTCTCAGGGACGACGAGAGACGAACTACACCATAGTGTGCCCGTCCACTACACCACAGGAATATGCGGCATCAGATGCCAAAAGGTCTGTCACCGGAATAACTCTTGCGCAAAGCCTGTTATGTCATTTGGGCTACCTTTTTGAGCGCAGTGGCACTGAGAACATTATATTTCACACACtttaagcttttttattttccaaatgtaaTATGATTAGTCCAAAGAATTGTTCTGTTTGTAATGCGTACCGAATGGTTCAATACGAATATGTGTATCATTACACCCCTACTATTAATCCATTACTGTTTTCTAAATCTGTACAAACACACTTCTCTGTCATTACTGAACACACTAGCTCCCTTGATATACTTGCCATATATAATAACTCTATTTTCACTGCCCTTATTATTCTTGCCCCCCTTAAATGTACATTTGTACCTTCTACACATAGGTCTCCCTGGTTTATTCCTGCACTATGTGACTTGAAAACTGCTGGTCATCACCTTGAACGACTTTACAGGAAACACAAAATGTTGAGGATCCAGATGCAGCCTTTTATTGAAGGTTAATCCAAAATCATAATCCATATAACAGGCAATTGGTCAAAATAACATGGAGATAATCCAGACAATAAAGCATCAGGGCAAAAAAAGACAGGCAAACAGGAAAATCCAAGACAACAGGCAGAAGATCAAAACCAAGACATGATAAACCAAGATACAAGGGCTCAGATATGCAGTGTAACGTTAAACATTCAAGACTCTGTAATGACTAACAGAATACACCACACTTTACCACACTCTACATGCATAAAAAATAACTCGAAaggatattttattaatttgttcagTTGTTTTGGTTGAAACATAaggatgtttttattaattcatccctttattagtaatttttagtaattttatttccgttattttcattaaattgtgGCTACttatttgttttctcatttcagTTGACTTCCTGCTGTGAAAAGTAAAATACACTCAAGATGTATTAGTTAGCACAATAACAAAAACTGCAATTCAATTCAGAAGTGACTCTTCACTGTAACATGATTAAGCACTTACAGAGCTTTTGTGCAGTTGATCACAGCTGGTACCAGTCTTCTTCTACCTTCATCTGATGTGTTGAATTTCTTGAGGTCCAGCTCATCCAGCACCTCCTCTGACATCTGAAGCATGTAGGCAATTGTTGAGCAGCGAGCAGGAGAGAGTTTTTCCTCTGAGTGTTTGTCTGATTTCACAAACTCCTGAATCTCTCGGGACAGAGTCTGATCTTTCACTTCCAGCAGACAGAGGAACAGATTGATTGATCTTTCAGTGGAGAGTCCATGTCCATTTTTGATCTTCTCTTTAATGTACTGTGTGGTTTCTCTGATGCTCTCTGAGCTGTTCTCTATGTGCGTCAGTAGATCCTGTAGGAGTCTCTGATTGGACTCCAGTGAGATGCCCAGCAGGAACCGCAAGAACAGATCCAGCTGTCCATTTTTGTTCATTACAACCTTATCAGCCACTCTTTTATGGAGATTTTCCAGTGAATCAAAACATGCTTCTGTAGTGCTGTATACGTGGTAGTAAAACACATAGAAAGCAGCGAGAAACTCCTGAACACTCAGATGGATGAAGCTGTAAACTTTCCTCTGATGAATCACAGATTCCTCCTTAAAGATCTCAGTGCAAATCCCAGAATACACTGAGGCGTCAGTGACGTCTATGCCGCTCTCAATCAGGTCCTTCTCATAGAACATCACATTCCccttaatcagctgtttgaaagcTACTTCAGCAAGTTTCACAATCACTTCTCTGTTGAACTGCAGGAGTTTCTCTGGATCTCTCTCTTCATACTTCTGGTTCCTCATGTTGATCTGAATCAGCAGAAAGTGGATGtacatttcagtcagagtttgaGGGATTTCTGCACTCAGATCTTCTTTCAGGAGCTTCTGAAGCACAGTGGAtgagatccagcagaagacAGGGATGTGGCACATAATGTGGAGGCTTCTTGCTCTTCTGATGTGTGAGATGATTATGCTGGCTTGATGCTGGtcactgattctcttcctgaaatatTCCTCTTTCTGAGGCTCATTGAATCCCTGAATTTCTGTCAGACGGTTGATGTATTTGGAggggatctgattggctgctgctggtctggaggtgatccagatgagagcagagggaagaAGCTCTCCTTTCATGAGGTTTGTCATCAACACACCCAGTGATGAAGTCTCAGTCACATCACAAACCTTATGATCGTCTGAAAACATCAGTGTGATTCTgctttcatccagaccatcaaagatgaacacaaCTTTACACTCCTCATAAATCTTTGAGTCCAGATCTTGAAGTTCAGGATAAAAGTCCAGCAGAAGTTTGTGAAGACTGTACTGATGATCTCGGATCAAGTTCAGCTCTCGAAATGGAAGCACAAACATGAAATCTACATCCTGATTAGCTTTTCCCTCGGCCCAGTCCAGAAtaaacttctgcacagagacggTTTTTCCGATTCCAGCAATGCCTTTAGTAAGAACAGTCTTGATCTGGTCTTTCTCCTCACATCCTGGTTCAGGTGAGGCTTTAAAGATATCATTACAGTATATTGGAGTTTCTTGTGAGTGTTGTGTACTGGCTGTTTGCTCCATCTGTAAAACCTCATGttcttcattcactccttcactCTCTCCCTCTATGATGTAGAGCTGTGTGTAGATCCTGTTCAGGAGGGTTTCATTCTCTTGGAGTTTGTTTCCCTCAAATAATCTCTCATACTTGATCTTTATGCTGGTTTTGTGCTGGTATTTTACTCTCTGCAGgtctacagtcttcagtgtgtgtgtctccAGGACTGCTTCAGTTCTTTCTTGCCTGATGTGGGTCTGATAGTGGGATGTAGAGCATCTGATCAGCTCACATATCTCACTCCtgctaaaatgaaaagaaaaaaaaaagagcagcaAATTACTTTTTCAGTTTCTTAAAGACCAGCAGATACATATTGATTAACATATTGGTACTGTTTTGCCACCCCTGTGTAGTACCTATGCTGCAGGGCCGTGCACAGACATTTTGAGGAGCAGTGGCCTAAACCAAAAAAGGGGCACTAATGGGGTGGGTGCTTGTTAATACAAATTATCCAGTTGatacaaatatacactaccagtcaaaagtttttgagcagtaagatttttaatgttttttaagaagtctctcaccaagcctgcatttatttgatccaaattacagcaaaaacagtaacattttgggtaacactttataataattttcattaataaatcattaactctttccctgccATTGACAAGATATCTCATCAATTAAGAGCCAATGCTTCCCCGCCATTGACGAGTTTTTACAGCAATCCGTGTTCTAGGTGTATTACGGTAAGGAAAGCGCTAGCgcatgtcctgaatgagttacGAGACTTCCGGGTCTTTATGGTGCGAATAGAAGACGATCGGCATAAATGgaaggatcagagaaaatgtagatcatatatagatcatatatgtaaatcatgttttgaccattttgaatctgatcgggacaaagtagtcagtgagagagatacctttacagacacagaaacatctcTAGTTGTAACCGATAACCTGTCGATCTgaataggggtgtgtgtgtgtttgtgtgggcgCAATCTATATAtagatctatctatccatctatatatatatatacatacaggtgcatctcaataaattagaatgtcatgaaaaagttcattttttcttgtaagttatttcaaaaagtgaaactttcatatattttagattcattgcatgtaaagtaaaacatttcaaaagtttttttgttttaattttgatgattagagcttacagctcattaaagtcaaaaatcagtatctcaaaatattagaatatttacatttgagtttcaattaatgaccatccctacggtataaattccaggtatctcttgttctttgaaaccacaataatggagaagactgatgACTTttgcaatgatccagaagatgaacattaatgccctccacaaagagggtaagtcacagaaggtcattactgaaaggtgtggctgtttacagagtgctgtatcaaagcatattaaatgcaaagttgactgaaaggaagaatttgggtaggaaaaggtatacaaacaacagggatgaccgcaagcttgagaatactgtcaagcaaatctgattcaaacacttgtgaaagcttcacaaggagtggactgaagctggagtcagtgcatcaagagtcaccacgctcagacgtcttcaggaaaagggctaccaagccacttctgagacaacgtcagaagcgtcttacctgggctatgGAGAataataactggactgttgctcagtggtccaaagttctcttttcagatgaaagtaaattttgcatttcatttggaaatcaaggtcccagagtctggaggaagagtggagaggcacagaatccatgttgcttgaagtctagtgtgaagtttccacagtcagtgatgatttgggctgccatgtcatctgctggtgttggtccactgtgttttctgaagtccacagtcaacgcagccatctaccaggaaattttagagcacttcatgcttccttctgttgacaagctttatggagatgctgatttcattttccagcaggactaggcacctgcccacactgccaaaggtaccaaaagctggttcagtgaccatggtgttactgtgcttgactggccagcaaactcaccagacctgaaccccatagagaatctatggggtattgtcaagaggaagatgagagacaccagacccaacaatgcagatgagctgaaggtcactgtcaa is a window from the Onychostoma macrolepis isolate SWU-2019 chromosome 03, ASM1243209v1, whole genome shotgun sequence genome containing:
- the LOC131536026 gene encoding protein NLRC3-like isoform X2, coding for MFAYGNVFSFYSVVLYMYECMHVPQSSRKPQQILHVFAHSGQVPDAVLSIVIISKWKRLRSESPEPSGVSVKSNASMMAPPRLSEATMTCDPSRWKRLGSESPEPSGVSVKSNASMMDPPALSEARVTSDPRSEICELIRCSTSHYQTHIRQERTEAVLETHTLKTVDLQRVKYQHKTSIKIKYERLFEGNKLQENETLLNRIYTQLYIIEGESEGVNEEHEVLQMEQTASTQHSQETPIYCNDIFKASPEPGCEEKDQIKTVLTKGIAGIGKTVSVQKFILDWAEGKANQDVDFMFVLPFRELNLIRDHQYSLHKLLLDFYPELQDLDSKIYEECKVVFIFDGLDESRITLMFSDDHKVCDVTETSSLGVLMTNLMKGELLPSALIWITSRPAAANQIPSKYINRLTEIQGFNEPQKEEYFRKRISDQHQASIIISHIRRARSLHIMCHIPVFCWISSTVLQKLLKEDLSAEIPQTLTEMYIHFLLIQINMRNQKYEERDPEKLLQFNREVIVKLAEVAFKQLIKGNVMFYEKDLIESGIDVTDASVYSGICTEIFKEESVIHQRKVYSFIHLSVQEFLAAFYVFYYHVYSTTEACFDSLENLHKRVADKVVMNKNGQLDLFLRFLLGISLESNQRLLQDLLTHIENSSESIRETTQYIKEKIKNGHGLSTERSINLFLCLLEVKDQTLSREIQEFVKSDKHSEEKLSPARCSTIAYMLQMSEEVLDELDLKKFNTSDEGRRRLVPAVINCTKALLAGCNINALCSQNLSSTLQSSNSVLRELDLSNNDLQDSGVKLLAVGLKSPICQLEILRLSGCMVTEEGCGYVSSALTSNPSHLRELDLSYNHPGESGVKLLSEKLKNPNYRLDKLNLDHGEQFRITPGLRKYAYDFTLDMNTVNAKLILSEENRKVTRVEDSQPYPDHPERFVEWCQILSRESLTGRCYWEAEWSGWSYISVTYKGISRTEGNNSWFGYNDKSWSLNCSKKGFTVWHNSKRTEIPRSSSSNRVGVYLDWSAGNLSFYSVSDTHTLTHVHTFNTTFTEPLYAGFGVFDSSLTLCQIKQPAE
- the LOC131536026 gene encoding protein NLRC3-like isoform X1; amino-acid sequence: MFAYGNVFSFYSVVLYMYECMHVPQSSRKPQQILHVFAHSGQVPDAVLSIVIISKWKRLRSESPEPSGVSVKSNASMMAPPRLSEATMTCDPSRWKRLGSESPEPSGVSVKSNASMMDPPALSEARVTSDPSRSEICELIRCSTSHYQTHIRQERTEAVLETHTLKTVDLQRVKYQHKTSIKIKYERLFEGNKLQENETLLNRIYTQLYIIEGESEGVNEEHEVLQMEQTASTQHSQETPIYCNDIFKASPEPGCEEKDQIKTVLTKGIAGIGKTVSVQKFILDWAEGKANQDVDFMFVLPFRELNLIRDHQYSLHKLLLDFYPELQDLDSKIYEECKVVFIFDGLDESRITLMFSDDHKVCDVTETSSLGVLMTNLMKGELLPSALIWITSRPAAANQIPSKYINRLTEIQGFNEPQKEEYFRKRISDQHQASIIISHIRRARSLHIMCHIPVFCWISSTVLQKLLKEDLSAEIPQTLTEMYIHFLLIQINMRNQKYEERDPEKLLQFNREVIVKLAEVAFKQLIKGNVMFYEKDLIESGIDVTDASVYSGICTEIFKEESVIHQRKVYSFIHLSVQEFLAAFYVFYYHVYSTTEACFDSLENLHKRVADKVVMNKNGQLDLFLRFLLGISLESNQRLLQDLLTHIENSSESIRETTQYIKEKIKNGHGLSTERSINLFLCLLEVKDQTLSREIQEFVKSDKHSEEKLSPARCSTIAYMLQMSEEVLDELDLKKFNTSDEGRRRLVPAVINCTKALLAGCNINALCSQNLSSTLQSSNSVLRELDLSNNDLQDSGVKLLAVGLKSPICQLEILRLSGCMVTEEGCGYVSSALTSNPSHLRELDLSYNHPGESGVKLLSEKLKNPNYRLDKLNLDHGEQFRITPGLRKYAYDFTLDMNTVNAKLILSEENRKVTRVEDSQPYPDHPERFVEWCQILSRESLTGRCYWEAEWSGWSYISVTYKGISRTEGNNSWFGYNDKSWSLNCSKKGFTVWHNSKRTEIPRSSSSNRVGVYLDWSAGNLSFYSVSDTHTLTHVHTFNTTFTEPLYAGFGVFDSSLTLCQIKQPAE
- the LOC131536026 gene encoding protein NLRC3-like isoform X3 is translated as MSFREETEKDTGSKMSSPSSESSCDQPIKNQPFAFTDATVTDPSKWKRLRSESPEPSGVSVKSNASMMAPPRLSEATMTCDPSRWKRLGSESPEPSGVSVKSNASMMDPPALSEARVTSDPSRSEICELIRCSTSHYQTHIRQERTEAVLETHTLKTVDLQRVKYQHKTSIKIKYERLFEGNKLQENETLLNRIYTQLYIIEGESEGVNEEHEVLQMEQTASTQHSQETPIYCNDIFKASPEPGCEEKDQIKTVLTKGIAGIGKTVSVQKFILDWAEGKANQDVDFMFVLPFRELNLIRDHQYSLHKLLLDFYPELQDLDSKIYEECKVVFIFDGLDESRITLMFSDDHKVCDVTETSSLGVLMTNLMKGELLPSALIWITSRPAAANQIPSKYINRLTEIQGFNEPQKEEYFRKRISDQHQASIIISHIRRARSLHIMCHIPVFCWISSTVLQKLLKEDLSAEIPQTLTEMYIHFLLIQINMRNQKYEERDPEKLLQFNREVIVKLAEVAFKQLIKGNVMFYEKDLIESGIDVTDASVYSGICTEIFKEESVIHQRKVYSFIHLSVQEFLAAFYVFYYHVYSTTEACFDSLENLHKRVADKVVMNKNGQLDLFLRFLLGISLESNQRLLQDLLTHIENSSESIRETTQYIKEKIKNGHGLSTERSINLFLCLLEVKDQTLSREIQEFVKSDKHSEEKLSPARCSTIAYMLQMSEEVLDELDLKKFNTSDEGRRRLVPAVINCTKALLAGCNINALCSQNLSSTLQSSNSVLRELDLSNNDLQDSGVKLLAVGLKSPICQLEILRLSGCMVTEEGCGYVSSALTSNPSHLRELDLSYNHPGESGVKLLSEKLKNPNYRLDKLNLDHGEQFRITPGLRKYAYDFTLDMNTVNAKLILSEENRKVTRVEDSQPYPDHPERFVEWCQILSRESLTGRCYWEAEWSGWSYISVTYKGISRTEGNNSWFGYNDKSWSLNCSKKGFTVWHNSKRTEIPRSSSSNRVGVYLDWSAGNLSFYSVSDTHTLTHVHTFNTTFTEPLYAGFGVFDSSLTLCQIKQPAE